The following proteins are co-located in the Brevibacillus laterosporus DSM 25 genome:
- the nadE gene encoding ammonia-dependent NAD(+) synthetase, with protein MRQKQIQAELDVQPTIDPQQEIRSRVEFLKEYLLATHTKGYVLGISGGQDSSLAGRLAQLAVEEIRQETGKDYSFIAVRLPYGVQQDEDDAQRALDFIKPDRTVTVNIKPAVDASVQAFEEATREQLSHFLKGNIKARERMKVQYDLGAHYQLLVIGTDHAAEAVTGFFTKFGDGGCDVTPLTGLSKRQGKQLLQALGAEEALYVKIPTADLEDDKPLLPDETALGMSYDQLDDYLEGKSVPGDIAEKIDQRFLRTAHKRHLPVTPFDTWWKEQK; from the coding sequence ATGCGACAAAAACAAATTCAAGCGGAACTGGATGTGCAACCGACCATCGATCCGCAACAAGAGATACGATCACGAGTAGAATTTTTAAAAGAATATCTACTTGCGACACACACCAAAGGCTATGTACTTGGTATTAGTGGCGGACAAGATTCTTCGCTAGCAGGTCGTCTCGCCCAATTAGCTGTGGAAGAGATTCGACAAGAGACTGGCAAGGATTATAGCTTTATCGCTGTTCGTTTGCCATATGGAGTTCAACAGGATGAAGATGACGCCCAGCGTGCTCTAGATTTTATTAAGCCTGATCGCACGGTAACGGTTAATATAAAACCAGCTGTAGATGCTTCCGTGCAAGCCTTTGAGGAAGCCACTAGGGAGCAATTATCTCATTTTCTTAAAGGAAACATTAAAGCACGCGAACGTATGAAAGTTCAATATGATCTAGGTGCCCACTATCAACTATTAGTTATTGGAACAGATCATGCGGCTGAAGCTGTTACTGGCTTTTTCACTAAATTTGGAGATGGTGGTTGTGATGTAACACCGCTCACAGGCCTAAGTAAACGACAGGGTAAACAGTTACTACAGGCTCTTGGTGCAGAAGAAGCCCTCTATGTCAAGATACCTACAGCAGATCTTGAAGATGATAAGCCGCTTTTACCTGATGAAACAGCTCTTGGTATGTCCTATGACCAATTAGATGATTACTTGGAGGGGAAATCCGTTCCAGGTGATATTGCTGAAAAAATTGATCAACGTTTCCTACGCACAGCTCACAAGCGACATCTTCCAGTTACTCCATTTGATACATGGTGGAAGGAACAAAAATAA
- a CDS encoding UbiD family decarboxylase, translating into MHTNLRTFIQQLRDEGQLVQIDTPVDPYLELAEIHRRVIDEQGPALLFTNVKGKSFPIVTNLFGTRERVDMAFGPKPEKIIQQLVSNMDKLMPPKLSALWGLRDPLLSVMKTGTKNVSLKNAPVAQVHTTDVNLNELPAITSWHEDGGPFVTLPLVYTEHPVNKEHNLGMYRIQLYDENTTGIHWQIHKGGGFHYYEAEKRNRALPVTLTVGGPPALIVSAIAPLPEMVPELIFSSLLMGEKLGMTEVDNHPHKIISEAEFVFGGIVPPHVRRPEGPFGDHFGYYSLAHDFPVFHVQQMWRREDAIYPATVVGKPRQEDFFIGEYLQSLLSPLFPVVMPGVKALWTYGETGFHALAGAIVRESYYKEAMAHAFRILGEGQLTLTKFLMVTDVHCDLSQFSKFLEIVLARFQPERDLLIVNDTSNDTLDYTGRKFNHGSKGVMLGIGDPVRDLLHTYNGPDIPRFPHVEVFCPGCLVISGPKFEEDPQIGEGLIAYANEHLADWPMICIVDDAAISRKESSFLWTVFTRFDPANDLYAKSTIVRNKIRYEGPLIVDARMKPFYPAEVETRPDIDKLVSSRWKEYFPHL; encoded by the coding sequence ATGCATACAAATTTACGAACTTTTATCCAACAACTGCGCGATGAAGGACAACTAGTGCAAATTGACACTCCTGTCGATCCTTATTTGGAACTGGCAGAAATTCATCGTCGTGTGATTGATGAGCAAGGACCAGCCCTTTTGTTTACGAATGTTAAAGGTAAAAGCTTTCCTATTGTAACCAATCTCTTCGGAACCCGTGAGCGGGTCGATATGGCATTCGGTCCAAAACCGGAAAAGATTATTCAACAATTAGTAAGTAATATGGACAAACTAATGCCCCCTAAGCTCTCTGCTCTTTGGGGATTGCGTGATCCCTTGCTAAGTGTCATGAAGACAGGTACAAAAAACGTATCTCTGAAAAATGCACCTGTCGCTCAGGTACATACAACAGATGTAAATTTAAACGAATTACCTGCTATTACTAGCTGGCATGAAGATGGGGGACCATTTGTTACATTGCCACTTGTCTACACAGAGCATCCTGTCAATAAAGAGCACAACCTGGGAATGTATCGCATTCAGCTATATGATGAAAATACAACCGGTATTCATTGGCAGATTCATAAAGGTGGTGGCTTCCACTATTACGAGGCGGAAAAACGTAATCGGGCTTTGCCGGTAACTCTGACAGTAGGAGGACCACCTGCTCTGATTGTTTCTGCTATCGCTCCATTACCAGAAATGGTACCGGAACTTATTTTCTCCTCCCTCTTAATGGGAGAAAAACTAGGAATGACCGAAGTAGATAATCATCCACATAAAATTATTTCGGAAGCAGAATTCGTGTTTGGTGGTATTGTCCCTCCACATGTTCGCCGACCCGAGGGACCGTTTGGCGACCATTTTGGCTATTATTCCCTAGCTCACGACTTCCCTGTCTTCCATGTGCAACAAATGTGGCGCAGAGAAGATGCGATCTATCCAGCTACTGTGGTTGGTAAACCGCGCCAGGAGGATTTCTTCATTGGTGAATACCTTCAAAGCCTGCTGTCACCACTTTTCCCTGTCGTTATGCCTGGAGTTAAAGCTCTTTGGACATATGGGGAAACTGGCTTTCATGCATTAGCAGGTGCAATCGTGCGCGAAAGCTACTATAAAGAAGCAATGGCCCATGCTTTTAGAATTTTAGGTGAGGGTCAGCTCACATTAACTAAGTTTTTGATGGTAACGGATGTACATTGTGACCTGTCTCAGTTCAGTAAGTTCTTAGAGATCGTGTTAGCTCGTTTCCAACCCGAACGTGATCTATTGATTGTCAACGATACCTCCAACGATACACTTGATTATACGGGACGAAAATTTAACCATGGTAGCAAAGGGGTTATGCTCGGTATTGGTGATCCTGTTCGTGACCTTTTACACACATACAATGGACCAGATATCCCGCGTTTTCCGCATGTGGAAGTCTTTTGCCCCGGTTGTCTCGTGATTTCAGGACCAAAATTTGAAGAAGATCCGCAAATAGGTGAAGGGTTAATAGCCTATGCGAATGAACATTTAGCTGACTGGCCGATGATTTGTATCGTTGATGACGCTGCTATTTCCCGCAAGGAAAGTAGCTTCCTCTGGACCGTCTTTACTCGATTCGATCCAGCAAACGATCTATATGCCAAATCAACTATTGTACGCAATAAAATCCGTTATGAGGGCCCATTAATCGTAGATGCTCGTATGAAGCCGTTCTACCCAGCGGAAGTAGAGACACGTCCAGACATTGACAAATTGGTCAGTAGTCGATGGAAGGAATACTTTCCGCATTTATAA
- a CDS encoding WG repeat-containing protein — translation MVFQPRVEEELHLHSTTYTIGEHPVAPHVPYGQEGRQGIVYQLISQKEAASRWKALKVFRHQYKDPKQVYLSEQIRDFATFPGLSVCDRVILTPQQHGEMLSKHRDLMYAVVMPWIEGPTWMDVILDKRALSRADCLTLARSLAKVLSTMEQQGLAHCDLSGPNLILPGLIKDHIEDDFSYVELVDVEQLFGPGLERPDVLFAASPGYSLPQISQTGLWSKYADRFSGAILLAEIVGWYDETVREAAWGESYFNPEEIPHSTKRYPLLLDSIRNYWGGEIASLLDRAWNSKELNECPTFGEWLLALMDVEEEGESGSQKQRITNKSLIQTTIPQVVIPLTDLETERMLAPEVLKAGENAQGDFANLPVIYKKMELAKQWEEQGEWERAIEIYRTVQKQLEPQHALAQDLWMIIAELETRIKSTQPLREEKASQSTAANRTEFQSNIGKKQLVIGMAVALSLVAVSGLMWVHERNKTQAVIAMQMEQHVEKEKQDKEARERLEKETLEQGKVTKKLQEVALQQEQQAKAEGDTKAKAEQGKKEQTNEQQTQKIATIVKTEKNKKDLQVKEEAQRKTRAEKETPTKISLHTQEKDKVGVQPKSSTSKPKQPTLIPRERAGKWGFVELDSVGATNIVIDYQYDYALAFSEGFAVVKQNGKFGYVNTSGQVVIPLNYDWASSFQNGKATVKKDGENVVINPQGIELHIE, via the coding sequence ATGGTATTTCAGCCGAGAGTAGAGGAAGAGCTTCATCTACACAGTACTACATATACAATCGGCGAGCACCCAGTCGCTCCTCATGTTCCCTATGGTCAGGAAGGGCGTCAAGGAATTGTCTATCAATTGATTTCCCAAAAAGAAGCAGCGTCTAGGTGGAAAGCATTAAAGGTGTTTCGTCATCAATATAAAGATCCGAAGCAGGTTTATCTATCTGAACAAATCAGGGATTTTGCTACTTTCCCCGGGCTATCTGTATGTGATCGAGTTATATTAACACCTCAGCAACATGGGGAGATGTTAAGTAAGCATCGCGATCTGATGTATGCTGTGGTCATGCCCTGGATAGAAGGCCCTACTTGGATGGATGTCATATTAGATAAACGGGCATTAAGTCGAGCAGACTGCTTAACTTTAGCACGTTCACTAGCTAAAGTTTTATCGACGATGGAACAACAAGGATTGGCTCATTGTGATTTATCTGGTCCCAACTTAATTTTGCCAGGTCTAATCAAGGATCATATAGAAGATGACTTTTCCTATGTAGAGCTGGTGGACGTAGAGCAATTATTTGGACCGGGGTTGGAGCGGCCTGATGTCTTATTTGCAGCATCTCCTGGCTATTCTCTCCCACAAATCTCTCAGACAGGTTTATGGAGTAAATATGCGGATCGTTTCTCCGGAGCTATTTTGTTAGCGGAGATAGTAGGCTGGTATGATGAAACTGTCAGGGAGGCAGCTTGGGGAGAAAGTTATTTCAATCCGGAAGAAATTCCTCACAGCACAAAAAGATATCCGTTATTGTTAGATTCTATTCGTAATTATTGGGGGGGAGAGATTGCTTCCTTGCTTGATCGCGCTTGGAATAGTAAGGAATTAAACGAATGCCCAACATTTGGGGAATGGTTACTCGCATTAATGGATGTTGAAGAAGAGGGAGAATCAGGGTCCCAAAAACAGAGGATAACTAATAAATCACTGATACAGACGACCATACCGCAAGTGGTGATTCCTCTAACTGACCTTGAAACTGAACGAATGCTTGCTCCAGAAGTCTTGAAAGCAGGAGAGAACGCTCAAGGTGATTTTGCGAATTTACCTGTTATATACAAAAAAATGGAACTAGCTAAGCAATGGGAAGAACAAGGGGAATGGGAACGTGCGATCGAAATCTATCGAACTGTGCAGAAGCAACTAGAACCTCAACATGCTCTAGCTCAAGATTTATGGATGATAATTGCTGAGCTTGAAACAAGAATAAAATCAACACAGCCTCTTAGAGAGGAGAAAGCATCCCAATCTACAGCTGCAAATAGAACGGAATTTCAGAGCAACATTGGTAAAAAACAGCTTGTAATAGGAATGGCTGTTGCCCTTTCCCTCGTAGCAGTAAGTGGGCTTATGTGGGTCCATGAAAGGAATAAGACGCAAGCAGTCATTGCAATGCAGATGGAACAACATGTAGAAAAAGAAAAACAAGACAAGGAAGCTCGGGAGCGTTTGGAAAAAGAGACCTTGGAACAGGGGAAGGTTACTAAAAAACTACAAGAGGTAGCCCTACAGCAAGAGCAGCAAGCGAAAGCTGAGGGTGATACCAAAGCAAAAGCAGAACAAGGGAAGAAAGAACAGACGAATGAGCAACAAACTCAAAAAATAGCAACTATCGTAAAAACAGAAAAGAACAAGAAAGATTTGCAAGTAAAGGAAGAAGCACAGCGAAAAACGAGAGCAGAGAAAGAGACACCTACTAAAATATCGTTACATACACAAGAGAAAGACAAGGTAGGGGTTCAGCCTAAAAGTAGCACTTCAAAACCGAAACAACCTACACTTATCCCAAGAGAGAGAGCAGGGAAATGGGGATTTGTCGAGTTAGATTCAGTTGGAGCTACGAACATCGTGATTGATTATCAGTATGATTATGCATTGGCTTTTTCGGAAGGCTTTGCTGTAGTTAAGCAGAATGGTAAATTTGGCTATGTGAATACTTCAGGTCAGGTAGTCATTCCGTTAAACTACGATTGGGCATCTAGCTTTCAAAATGGGAAAGCTACGGTAAAGAAAGACGGAGAGAATGTAGTAATTAATCCTCAGGGGATAGAATTACATATAGAATAG
- a CDS encoding WXG100 family type VII secretion target, translated as MSRILISPDQVDEVANQFQQSKEQSQQVIDRLNQQIHQMEGQWDGMAKQKFFQEFQEANRQMTGFVLLLESISHELHAIATKFRQADS; from the coding sequence ATGTCACGCATTTTAATTTCGCCTGATCAAGTGGATGAAGTAGCTAATCAATTTCAGCAAAGCAAGGAACAAAGTCAGCAGGTGATTGATCGTCTAAACCAACAAATTCACCAAATGGAAGGCCAGTGGGACGGGATGGCGAAGCAAAAATTCTTCCAAGAATTTCAGGAAGCGAACAGGCAAATGACTGGTTTTGTACTACTGCTTGAAAGTATATCACATGAGTTACATGCTATTGCGACGAAGTTCCGTCAGGCGGATTCTTAA
- a CDS encoding lipoate--protein ligase yields MKFIDNQGITDPQINLAIEEYALKHLPADDDYLLFYINEPSIIIGKNQNTIEEINADYVDEHHIHIVRRLSGGGAVYHDLGNLNFSFITNDDGKSFHNFKKFTEPVVIALKEMGVEAELSGRNDIQVGERKISGNAQYSTKGRMFSHGTLLFHSEMENVVAALRVNAAKIESKGIKSIRSRVANITEFLQKPMTIEEFKQQILQSIFAQGEVSEYVLTKEDWKNIHELSKERYQNWEWNYGKSPKSNFQQTKRFPVGTIELRLDVEKGKIKHAKIYGDFFGVGEVADIEQKLADIPMEKKAIREVLESLHLPTYFGTITVDELLTLFFDHEQE; encoded by the coding sequence ATGAAATTCATTGACAATCAAGGCATCACTGACCCACAAATTAATCTAGCTATTGAGGAATATGCCTTAAAACACCTGCCGGCAGATGACGATTATCTGTTATTTTACATAAATGAACCATCTATTATTATTGGTAAAAACCAAAACACAATTGAGGAAATTAACGCAGACTATGTGGACGAGCATCATATTCACATTGTGCGTCGTTTATCAGGCGGTGGTGCGGTTTATCATGATCTAGGCAACTTAAACTTTAGTTTTATTACCAATGACGACGGAAAGTCATTTCATAACTTTAAAAAATTTACGGAACCAGTCGTAATAGCTCTAAAGGAAATGGGTGTGGAGGCTGAATTAAGTGGGCGTAACGATATTCAAGTAGGTGAACGCAAAATTTCTGGTAATGCACAATACTCCACAAAAGGACGTATGTTTAGCCACGGAACTCTCCTGTTTCACTCTGAAATGGAGAATGTTGTAGCAGCACTGAGGGTGAATGCGGCTAAAATTGAATCAAAGGGCATTAAGTCAATACGTAGTAGAGTTGCCAATATCACAGAATTTTTACAGAAACCAATGACGATTGAAGAGTTTAAACAACAAATTTTACAATCCATATTTGCTCAAGGTGAAGTGAGTGAATATGTGTTGACAAAAGAGGATTGGAAAAACATCCATGAGCTATCTAAGGAACGCTACCAAAATTGGGAGTGGAATTATGGTAAATCACCTAAGAGTAATTTTCAACAAACCAAACGCTTTCCGGTAGGAACGATTGAGCTTCGCCTCGATGTGGAAAAGGGAAAAATCAAACATGCTAAGATTTATGGTGATTTCTTCGGAGTAGGGGAAGTAGCTGATATTGAGCAAAAGCTCGCTGATATTCCGATGGAGAAGAAAGCTATCCGTGAGGTGTTGGAGTCGCTTCATTTACCGACCTATTTTGGGACCATTACTGTCGATGAGCTATTGACGCTGTTTTTTGATCATGAACAGGAATAG
- a CDS encoding LysR family transcriptional regulator, with protein sequence MNFDSLRIFVKVVEKQNFSRAAEELNLSQPAVSLHIRHLEEEYDTSFIIRSPKHVRVTRAGELFYQKAKQILYAVDETRLELQALKQEVSGPLSLGASYTIGEYFLPQQLVMYTKEYPKVQTQVKINNTREIIEALINEKIDVGLIEGSSNSLDVDVQVFMEDQLVLLVPNDHSLARKKVANLADLENQVWIFRESGSGTREQSDSIIQELGIHVKRYYEFSSSQAVKEAVMAGLGISIVSGLIAKREVFLKECKALAISSKPHKRLFSLITKKDRPKSRAALLFEDMILQSPELEQQSKR encoded by the coding sequence ATGAATTTCGATTCTCTACGGATTTTTGTAAAAGTAGTAGAAAAGCAAAACTTCTCCCGTGCTGCCGAGGAGCTTAATCTGTCGCAACCAGCGGTCAGTCTACATATTCGTCACTTAGAAGAAGAATACGATACCAGCTTTATTATTCGTTCCCCAAAACATGTGAGGGTAACTAGAGCAGGAGAACTATTTTATCAGAAAGCAAAGCAGATTCTATATGCAGTAGATGAAACACGCCTGGAACTACAAGCCCTTAAGCAGGAAGTAAGCGGTCCCCTTTCTCTTGGTGCAAGTTATACGATTGGGGAGTATTTTTTGCCTCAGCAATTGGTTATGTATACAAAGGAGTATCCAAAGGTACAGACGCAGGTAAAAATTAATAATACTCGAGAAATAATTGAGGCATTAATAAATGAGAAAATTGATGTAGGATTAATTGAAGGATCTAGCAATAGCTTAGACGTTGATGTGCAAGTTTTTATGGAAGACCAATTGGTGCTGCTTGTTCCAAATGATCACTCTTTGGCACGAAAAAAAGTTGCGAACCTAGCAGATTTAGAGAATCAAGTGTGGATTTTTCGCGAGTCTGGATCAGGTACACGTGAGCAAAGCGATAGCATTATTCAAGAGCTAGGTATACATGTAAAGCGTTATTATGAGTTTAGTAGTAGCCAAGCAGTTAAGGAAGCAGTAATGGCCGGATTAGGTATTTCAATTGTTTCTGGATTGATTGCGAAACGTGAAGTTTTTTTGAAAGAATGTAAAGCGCTAGCTATCAGTTCAAAGCCACACAAACGTCTTTTTTCGCTTATTACCAAAAAAGATAGGCCCAAAAGCAGGGCGGCTCTCCTTTTCGAAGACATGATATTGCAATCTCCAGAGCTTGAGCAACAGAGTAAGAGATGA